GTCGGATTCCgccaaactgacgtctatatggcggacaTTAATggttattcacctacctgtcaaacctatagacgttggttaagAGATAACCCACGTTTATATGTTTGTTAggcaggtgaaaagtcattcattTTCGACATATAGACGGGATGCCTCCACAAAAACGTTTATAATCGTATATAGATGTCAGTGGTCTTAGTAGTCGACGTTTATAAGCCccgcgaatattaatttttaaatcataaagatGTTGGATTAGTGAGGTCACCGACGTCTTttccattatagacgtcggactcgTGTGCAACCGACATCTGATTTCTTGTTAAAACAGTGATTGCAAACCAGCAGTTTCgtgcacttcatcgtcttccttggCTTTTTTCTTCATTCCATTGAATTTACAGGTGCGTTTAATCTCTTTTATATGGTTAAACTTACTTTTATcctattaaagtaatatttgatgtattatcttttatttgaactgattaaaatgtgttttcgttgtgttttggtgcggttttttcttgtgtctttgggtggcgtagtgcaccttctccctttgttAGTTTCCACCTAAGAAAAACTTATGTTTTTTGGATCTCTCATGGCATtccaacccaaagacgaacctgggtcaTTGCATAGAGCCATTCCCACCgccaatgaaaaaaaaacggtgagaatacggtgtcaccgtattctcaccgtgttctttttcattggcggtcagagtggacctaggcaacgacccaggttcgtttttggattgaaatgccttgagaaatccaaaagacgtaattttttcttatgaggaaactagcaagggAAAGAGGTGCTATTAccctacccaaagacacgagaaaaaccgcatcaaaacacaacacttCATGGATGTTAGTTAATGTaatgaccgacgtctatagtgcccataGACGTCGGGTAATGCAATGTTTGATAGCTTTATAGACGTCAAACGTGTTactgaaccgacgtctaagggcacctTAGACGTCTGTTAATGTAATGTCTGATTTCTTTATAGACGGCGAGCTTTGGCCTAAACCGATATCTATAGTGATGTCGCACCTGTAGAaatccgacgtcccattaacgtcacccgtaaagACGTCAGTTCGTGAAGTGAcgttaaaaacctaaaataattaACGTCTAAATTCCATTCTCCACCAGTGGATATTGATTGGTTCCCTCCCAAATTGGATGATGACTTTAGGATAATTCAGTCAATACATATAAATACGCAGGTCCTTAAACCTTGAGCTTAGACTTAAGTCAACAAGTTTAAAGGATTTGTTTATATAATCACTAGTGATGAAATATTGTGACACTctataaagaaaaatgtttttttaacaactttttctaaCAATATATTGACAACTTACACGTGGCGGCGATTTGTTATttgttcgttttaaatattattttaaaaataaattcaaattggctaatagaataataaaatgtgTCTGTTGTCAataaattgttatgaaaaagtTGTTAAGATTGTGCTTAATCCTCATTTATTGTTGCATCCattcaatttatcttttaaaacatatGACTATTTACTAAGAAATATGACAGTTGGTGATGAAAAGTCACGTTATCTTGTTAAGTGTACTACAAGTGTCATTTTGTCCTTTATTGTTTGATGGTGCTAGATATGATGGTTATAAGAGTTTGATGTGTTTTAAAGAATTTCTATAAGTAGAATTCATATGGTCCATCATTTTTGCCATTATTGCTTTGATGCTCATATTTGCACTGTTTACCATCTAATTCTTTCCACTTAAGCTAATAAAATGTGTGTAATTGATCTCTAGAAAGTTCTTATGGTCAAGAGGGCACAAGATACACCAATCACATGTTTGCGTCTTCGTTGTCGCTCAAAGTGATCGAAGGTATATAAGAAAAGTTTAGTGTTTGTCAGTAGTGTTACCACACAAATTTGACCAGATAATAAAAGGACTGACTGGAAAGAGGGTTCGGTTAAGGAAGGAGGGGGGGTCCAGTAAAAAAACAAGATCCGGGTAAGGAGTTTGTGGAAGAAGGAAGTGGTTACATTGTTCAAGAGATCCAAGTGGACACAACTGCTAAGGGAGACAAATAAAACCTACTCCGATATGCGTGGGCCACACATAAAGTGTGAGTATGCTACCAGGTGGGACAATGAATCGGTGGAGCTTTTAGGTCAAGCCTACATTATAAAGGAGAATGTGACGGACGATTCTGTGCATTTTCATGTCTATAGAAGAAATAATCGAGTATGTCATGACAAGGGAAATTTAGAGCTGGACCTATTCTTTGTTTATTCTAGCATCTTCACTGCCTAGCTCACGTGCTTGATGATTTTCATATTGAGGTCTTGTAGGAGTTGAACCATGCTCCAATGTAGCTCAATCTAAATCTTTGAACGGTTATGCAGGTGTTTGATGTCTTATGTAATCCTAGTTATGCTTTGTTCCTCCATTACTACCGTACTCATTCAAACACTAAAAAAGGATGAGTGTTGTAAATAAGTGAGAATGGTTGGAACCTAAGCTTTTTCGACCTCCTACAAGGATTTCAAGCACGAGTTTTTCAAGATCGTCATTTCCAACAAAGAACAAAGGATGCAAGCTATTCTTTGGTGATGACaattaatataagtttttcttATATCTGGACACAAAATCCCGGTCATATTGGCTTGTAAAGTATCCTTCATCATATTGGCTTGTAAAGTATCCTTCATGATAACTTTCAAGAAAGACAAATGAATTTTACCAAATCtttaatttcctaaatttttgtaaaaagaggAGCAAAACTTGATAAATATTTTGCTGAAATTGAATACAGGGTTTGATAGTTGTTTCAAGTGAAACAACTTGAAGAATCTCTTACTTGATTTTCATCACTACTCCTTTTACTTCAATTTCATGTGATTAAGATTATCATTCAAACTGTTTGAAATCCTATTTATCAGGAGATAATTAAACCTAGAATGCCTTGCACTTCATTAGACTTTTGAAGCTCATTCATGTAAATAAATTTCACGAGTTTGTAGTAAACATATTTTCAAGATAATTATTGATAATATGTTTTTGCCATATTGGAGTCtattatattatgttagttTTAGTTCAATCTAATTTAATCTCCCAACAACATGTTGTGTATGAAGATAATATAAGTTATTATACTTTTACCTCAAGaaggaattaataatataaagttagttagttttttttttttaaaattattttagcatGATAATAGAAAGTTGACAAACATGATTaactctaaaaagaaaaattgaaaaagactttttttctgaaaaactaCAATTTAGTATTTTGTAAACTTACATTTGTATGATATTAGATTATATTAGATTTATAGATAACTTGCAACCAATAATATAATTGCACTTTTATCATGTGAGttttataaacttttgaaaaaaacatatgtattatactttttctataaataaaatatattataattattattaattttatttatgtaattttattctatataaaataagacaattagatatattatttgttaCATACTATATTGAAATTATCTCGCACTAACcagttttaattatataaaataaaatataaaatataaaatattttaaacatttataagtttttgtacaaaatgTGGccagttacttttttttaatgttgatattagtttgttttccctttttgttatattttttcatttttcataattattaaatttccattataataaaaataaaataatttgtcgATGACATATTGATTTTAAatccttttatgttttaattaatgttaaatatatgataagttatttattattgtttaatatcttataaaacattaatattcaatattttagtatatgatatttttgtaaatttattaatgCTCACATCCGTTACAATATatagttattaataaaaatatttgttgcctcttatatactaaattaattatttgtgtgggtatttaataaaaatatagttgcaacTTTAAATATATCAAGATCATATCAAAATATGTAACGTTTCAACAATTAAAAACTgactaacaaaattaaatatattattgttatttctATTTATGGGATATACTTATATTGTTTTCATGCGATcttatctaaaataataaatatcatcCTCACCGtatagaaaaagtaataatttttaatgcatataaaaatattttagaccagagaaaaagaatatgacatttaaaaaaaaaatcaagtaagAAAAATTGTGTGTCAATCATTCAGGTGACATcgttaagattttatatttctaagatgtaacttacaaaaatatttcaattaagaaaattttttCTGTAAGTTTTTGGGAagtattttaaacattaaattaattaaaataaaatatatcattaaaaaaaacaactgaTTCTGTTTcactctttatatataaaagaatataatataacttatttatCCTTGAAGAAAAAAACCGTGTAcagttaattatatatatacattaacttccccaaaaataaaactcactaagaatattattataattaattatcataacaATTTTTCGTAAATGTAAAGAaattctttaaaacaaattgcatattttttaaatattttgtcatATTTATATAAGTCACACATATTATGGATtgtattgtaatatatatatatatatatatatatatatatatatatatatatatatatatatatatatatatatatatatatatatatatatatatatttgcagtTCTCTTAATTCATGACTTATTTTGCACCAATACTTGTTcaagaaaatattatagttttaatatatttaatgttaaaactttaattttttattttattttaagaaatgaatGATCTGCAATTAACATATTACACGAGAGTATAAATTATTCATcaccaaattaaaagaaatataattaaaaatttataattggaaatatttatttatgatttattacaataaactaagaaaatataattaaatttcagtGCACATGTTGTTCATCAATTTACCTTATCTAAGATAGAagatcattaaaatataatgctTCCCTCACACACAAATGCATAAGCTACATCTACCTATAACTCTTCCCTCTcccaataattattttatttatattaaagatgTGAATCTACATGCATTGTGCATGTATTCCTATTAATTTgttatgaatttgatttttataaataaataaaatttacttttgtaaaagtTTAACTTTAAGACCCTGATTAGTGTAAAGAATAGTAACATAATAATtcatacattaaattaaatatatatatatatatatatatatatttttttttttattttatgtgtcaAAAGTTCTGTTACcaaatcattaatttaaaataataatgatggtttttgaaatttaatcattacctattttaaatattttgatattttttatttttcatttaaaagtgCGGAAATTCATTCAGAACATGCAAATCATTAGCCATTAactccctaataattaatttatcaagtatttcttatttaaataagaaatatgattttacGAACATACCCCTATGAAGCTCAAAATATCTCGTCCAAAACTTCACGTGGCGTGATACTTGTATTCCCGTGGCATCTTGGTAATATTGCAGACCCATGCAAGGATAAAACAGTCATCGTAATAAATCAGTGACGCGTGCCAATAAATTCTCAAAACACAGTGCACAGTGCTAAAACCACAAAGCAACCCCTCTCATCTCCAAATTATACACACAAAGGAAACACATTGATTTGAAAGTGTTGCTGAGAGCGAATGAATTTACATCACACGGATCGTTGACGTGGCAAAAGATCGTCGAAATCCCGCGTAAAACCCCAACTTCAATTTTTTCGCGATTCGATTTTCACTTGCGTTTTCTCTACACTGCCCTTCCCCACAACCCTTCTTATCCCCTCCCATCGCGCCCAAACTTCACAGCACAACGTGTACTCtcactttttcctttctctctttgaAACCCTTACTCTCTTCGCTAATTCCACCCAGAGTCTATCTGTTTTCATCTATTTTTGCCATGCCGAAGGTTAAAGCTGATGCTAAAGCTGCCGATAACAGGTATCGCTTTGTTGATTATTCCTTGTTGTGCTTGAGATCtggttttttttagtttcgTTTTGGTTTTTTTCGTGGTTAAATGTTTATTGCTATTCGTTTAGGTTGAAGCGCAAGGGCGCTGGCGCTGGTAGGAAACAATCAAAGAAAGCTGCTAAGGATCCTAATAAGCCGAAAAGACCTCCAAGTGCTTTCTTCGTTTTCATGTGCGGATTTCTTTGAAtccttttataaataattttttattcggTTTTGATCTGTGTTGTGTTGGATTTTTTGGTGACACTAAACTGAGGTTTTCTGATTGTTTTAGGTCTGAGTTCAGAGAGCAGTTCAAGAAGGAACATCCAAACAACAAATCTGTTGCTGTTGTGAGTTTCCTTGTTTTCCGTTTTTTTACTAGAAGCTGGCTGATTTTTCCttgattttttaattcttatacgAATCTTCTTTAATAACTATTTAGGTTGGCAAAGCTGGTGGTGACAAATGGAAATCTCTGTCTGACGCGGTGAGTACTAATTTCCGAAGAAAACTTTGTTGATTGTTTGCATGCAATTATTGGGACCGCGAGTACTAATTTCCGAAGAGAACTTTGTTGATTGTTTGCATGCAATTACTGGGACCGCCATTTAACAATTAGGGGAAATTGTTTCTGACATATTGTGGTGGTTTAATTGTTAAGGAAAAAGCACCATTCATTGCTAGGGccgagaagaaaaaggaagagtaTGAAAAGAGTATCTTGGCTTATAATAAGAAATTGGTAAATGCATTTTCTTATATACGCTTGTAgttattgttgtttttaatgTACTCTAAATGATATTTGCTTTTGATGTTTAGGAAGGAAAAAATTCCGAGGAAGAAGAGTCCGACAAGTCGAAATCCGAAGTTAACGACGAGGAGGAAGATGaggtaaaataatttaatcattgGTTATAATTTGTTCTATGATTAGTTAATtacttatttgtttgttttcttttttgtaggaggatgatgaagatgatgagtgAAATTTGCTACATGTGATGGAGCCTTGGATGATGTGGGGAAAAGTATTTTGAATAGATGTTGGGCTTAGTATTTGATAGGATGGTTCCTAGGCCATATCACTTTCATAATTAGTTTCGgaatttttatttgttctcTTTAGTTTTAGGTTAGTGCACAATTGAAATTAGGGTCCAGTATCAAGATTATGTACTTAAAGTCAATGCTATGATACGTTTCCAGTTAATTTTCGAAGAAATATCATTCTGCCTTTTATTTTGTCCTTTTGTTGTCTTTGTTGCGTGATCTTTCTGTGTTGATGCTACTTTTGATTTTTGGTTAATATAGAAGAATCTATACTTAATTTGACTTTTAAGGGATCACATTTTGCTATAAGTTTCCAAccatattttataagttaatgcCAGTAACCTCCCTCCAGTGGGATTCAACCCGAGCTCCAAATTAATAGTCATTTCTTTTAACGTTACTTTATGAGTGATTGTggtgaaaaaaattgtttcttaatGTTCATTTTTTAACTTGACCTCTCATGTTATGCTTTTAGTTCATTCTTGGCCGAGTCATATAACAACAAATTGATTCATTATTTAAGAGGAAAAATTGTAGGTATTGTTCTTTACATACATCACTCTATATAAATCTAAAACTTCAATAATTTGATCTTCCCTCGTTagacaaaatataaatacaagaCTAACCTAAACACATTACAAATGCATAACGCTTAGAGATTTCTGGTTCAATCGTTGAGTAGATGctcttaattctttttttcccGTTCAGCAGTCTGCAGTACATGGTTTGCCAATAATGAAAAGGATTTTGCTTCATCTTGCATTTCTGTTGTTCGGAGGTTAATTCCCTgccaaatacaaaaaataacatataccAACCAAATTTGACAAGAGTATTGAGTAGCTGTTTATGCTTAAAatgttacaaaaataatattatttatcaacaACGATACCTGTAACTTTTTCATGTTCTCTTGCAACTTGCTTTGTGCCAATTTAGCTGCGCTTGTTTCCTGCAGTGTCAGATTGAAAGATTGAAGCATGGTTCAAATGAATTAATAACGGCTTCTGCAATGCAAGATTAAATGTGCTTACATTGGAGTTGGAaaacccatatttcttcttaATTTGATCTACTGCACCAGCTTGCTCATCTTGTTCTTCTTTACCCGATGCTTTCTGGATTTTGCCCTTCATCTCTTTTAGCCTTCCTGCATATTCAACTTCAACTAATTTAACTAGCAGCATATAAGGTAGCACTTTGATAATCTTTAGcctataaaaaactaaaatgctGTCTTTGCTTGCCCGAATTAATTAGTTGTATATAGGAAATCTAGATAAGACTGGAACAGAAGCAGTATCTAACATAAGATAACTACTTTGTC
This genomic stretch from Vigna radiata var. radiata cultivar VC1973A chromosome 7, Vradiata_ver6, whole genome shotgun sequence harbors:
- the LOC106768615 gene encoding HMG1/2-like protein, producing MPKVKADAKAADNRLKRKGAGAGRKQSKKAAKDPNKPKRPPSAFFVFMSEFREQFKKEHPNNKSVAVVGKAGGDKWKSLSDAEKAPFIARAEKKKEEYEKSILAYNKKLEGKNSEEEESDKSKSEVNDEEEDEEDDEDDE